CGCGGATTTTGCAGCGCAGCGGCTCGATTACTTCGAGTCGACTGTGTCAGACGCATATTTTCTCTACGAGAAAAAACTGCGCCAGTACGGAGCGGTGGATTTTGACGATCTACTCCTCCTAGTGGTGCGTTTGCTAAGCGAACACCAAGAAGTACGCGAATATTACCAACACAAATTCCAGTACATCTTGGTCGACGAGTATCAAGACACCAATCTAGCGCAGTATAAAATAGTGAAAGCTCTCGCGGCCAAGCATCGCAATCTCTCTGTCGTCGGAGACGATGACCAAAGTATCTACAGGTGGCGGGGCGCTAACCTGCAGAATATTTTAGACTTTGAAAAAGACTACCCCGAAGCTACCGTGTACAAGCTAGAGCAAAACTATCGCAGCACCAAGGTCATACTTGAGGCCGCCAATGCGGTTATAGCCCAGAATGTCGGGCGCAAAGAAAAGGCCTTGTGGACTGACAACAATGTGGGCGAGCCGGCCACTGTTTTTGCGGCCCAGACGGAGCAAGAAGAGGCCTACTACATCGCGCATACTATTGCCGAGCAGCTCGTTCTGTATGACAAGTATGAGTACAGTGATTGCGCGGTGCTTTACCGCACTCATGCGCAGTCACGCGCCCTTGAAGATGCCTTAATTCGACTTGGTGTGCCCTACCGCGTCATCGGCGGGCAACGCTTTTACGATCGCAAAGAGGTCAAGGACTTACTCGCCTACCTTAGGCTCATCGTCAACCCTAGCGATGACGTTAGTTTTAACCGTGTCATCAATGTGCCGCGGCGGGGCCTAGGCGATGTTACCCTAGAAAAGCTGGCAGCGCTTGCCGCCCATAAGCAGTGTTCTCTCCTCCACGCCTCTCAGGATGCGGACGAGTTGACCGGTGTGCGGACCAATGCCATTTTCGCGCTAAAGGATTTTGCGGCTAAAATCGTGTCTCTCAGTCGCCAGTCGGAGTTTCTTGCCCTGCCCCAATTGGTAGAAGAAGTGCTGGCCACCACAGGCCTGAGGGCCAGTTTAATGGAACAAGGCCGCTCTCAGCCTGACGCCATCGCGCGGCTAGAGAACGTCATGGAAGTTATTTCTGTGGCCCGTGATTTCGAAGAAGCAAATCCAGAGAACAATTCTCTCAGTGACTTTCTCAGCACGGCCACCCTAGTGACGCAGGGCGACGAAGATGATGCTAAGACAGGCGGTAGCTTCGTCTCTCTCATGAGTTTGCATTCCGCCAAAGGCTTAGAGTTCCCTGTGGTCTTTTTATCTGGCCTCGAAGAGGGTATCTTTCCGCACATGCGCACCCTCTACGATACCGAAGAGCTAGAAGAAGAGCGCCGGCTTTGCTACGTGGGCCTTACCCGCGCGAGGGAGAAGCTCTACCTTACACATGCCTTGCAGCGCATGCTTTATGGCCGACTACATGCCAATGGTGCCTCGCGCTTTCTCGAAGATATTCCGGCTGCCTGTGTGGTGCGCCGCGGTGGCAAGCGCGAAGCCCTCGCTGTGGCAGCTACGTCTCTGCCGCCAGCAGCACATGTTGTCGCTGCCAAAGAGGTGCGGCAAGAGCGACTCGTGCAGTCAGATTTTAGCCCCGCCGATAGGGTAAGACACCCTAAATTTGGCGAAGGTACGGTTGTAAGTGTAAACAAAAAGGCAGACGATGTTTTCGTCTCGGTAGCCTTCTTGCCCCCCTTCGGTATTAAGACTCTGGCCTTGTCCTTCGCGCCACTTGAAAAACTACGCTAAAGCAGGGGGATGTAATGACTGCCAAGCCACGTATTGAGCTGTTGCGGCAAGAGATTTTGCGGCACGACTACCACTACCATGTGCTTAATGCTCCGCTCATCTCCGATTTTGCTTACGACGAACTTCTCAAGGAGCTCTTAGAGCTCGAGGCGGCTCATCCCGAGCTCGTCACCCGCGATTCCCCTACGCAAAGGGTAGCCCCACAGCCCCTTAGCGCGTTTGCCGAGGTGCGCCACAGCGTGCCCTTACTTAGCCTTGCCAATGCTACCTCATTAGGTGACTTAACGGACTTTGATCGCCGCGTGCGGGAGGGCTATAGTGGAGAAATCGCCTATGTCGTAGAGCATAAGATTGATGGCTTGGCGGTGGCACTGCGCTATGAAAACGGCGTGTTCGTGCAAGGCGCAACACGTGGAGATGGCGACGTAGGCGAGGACATCACCGAAAATTTACGCACCATAAACTCTTTGCCGCTTAGATTACGACAGCCGCATAGCCTCGAGGTGCGAGGTGAGGCTTACCTGCCCAAGGAGACTTTTGCCAGGCTCAATAAAGAGCGCCAAGAGCAGGATTTGGCTCCGTTTGCTAACCCGCGCAATGCTGCGGCCGGCTCCTTGCGCCAGCTCGACCCTAGTATAGCCGCTACTCGTCGGCTAGACCTAGTAGTTTACGCGCTGGCGCGACACGCGACGGAGACTTATCTAGAGCACATCTCCGCTTTAGAAATGCTCAGAGAAGCAGGCTTCAAAGTGAG
This Bacillota bacterium DNA region includes the following protein-coding sequences:
- the pcrA gene encoding DNA helicase PcrA, with the translated sequence MDLQKLLNPVQRQAVLHGDGPLLILAGAGSGKTRVLTYRVAHLVRERKVSPSAILAITFTNKAAKEMQERLQRLLPEAPRLFIATFHAACLRILKKDGSKVGLAPNFVVYDTADQAALMRECLRELNLDQEKFSPQSIIARISMAKNSLQSPADFAAQRLDYFESTVSDAYFLYEKKLRQYGAVDFDDLLLLVVRLLSEHQEVREYYQHKFQYILVDEYQDTNLAQYKIVKALAAKHRNLSVVGDDDQSIYRWRGANLQNILDFEKDYPEATVYKLEQNYRSTKVILEAANAVIAQNVGRKEKALWTDNNVGEPATVFAAQTEQEEAYYIAHTIAEQLVLYDKYEYSDCAVLYRTHAQSRALEDALIRLGVPYRVIGGQRFYDRKEVKDLLAYLRLIVNPSDDVSFNRVINVPRRGLGDVTLEKLAALAAHKQCSLLHASQDADELTGVRTNAIFALKDFAAKIVSLSRQSEFLALPQLVEEVLATTGLRASLMEQGRSQPDAIARLENVMEVISVARDFEEANPENNSLSDFLSTATLVTQGDEDDAKTGGSFVSLMSLHSAKGLEFPVVFLSGLEEGIFPHMRTLYDTEELEEERRLCYVGLTRAREKLYLTHALQRMLYGRLHANGASRFLEDIPAACVVRRGGKREALAVAATSLPPAAHVVAAKEVRQERLVQSDFSPADRVRHPKFGEGTVVSVNKKADDVFVSVAFLPPFGIKTLALSFAPLEKLR